The window GAGAAAATAGGTTTACGGTCTTTAACTGGCCTGCattgtttgttatatatattaaatacaagTTTTATCACAAAACTTGCCTTCTTTTGCAGTTATGCCATGTTTTTCAATATCAATGTCGTTTTAAAGAGGCAGTGGAGTTCATGGAAAAATGCTCCCATTCTTGGGCTCCTTTATCTTCCTTCATGTAAGCATAGATTAGAAACAACAAGCTTCATATTTTAGCATTAATAAAAACTCCCTTTGTGGTTGTCATCCCTTTTATCAACCAATAAATATTCTATTTTATCTTATTGTGTAGGAACACTCACAATTGGTGGCACGTTGCGCTTTGTTACTTGGAAGGTAACGCTCCCTTTGAGAAAGTACGTGATATCTACGAGAATCGAATCTGGAAAGAATTGGATAGAAGTGATGCTACCCCCATTGAGGTTTTTATCCTTCCCTTTTTCCTCTGTGACCAGCAAGTTACGGTCTTTATGCAAAGGCTCTAGCTTTTATCCAATCATAAATTGTGGTTTGTGCTATTAGGTATACTTAAATGCAGTTGGGTTGTTATTGCGAGTTCATGTAAGAGGGGAAATTCGTTTCTTTGAGGGCCATTTGAAGATCTTAGCTGGTTTTCTTTCAGATCGAGTGAGTTAGTCAATTTGGTGTTCTTATCTCATTAAACCACTTTATTGTAATAatattatgtaaatatatataacaaacaaataataagcTTCGACCATGGATTGGTCTCGTCTAATGCATGCTTTGGTTTCGCTTTGTCAGACCTTTTGGTATGCTGAGTGGCACCTTGATCTGTTGATATTATGGGCCTTAGCTTGTACCGGGAAGTTATCTGAGGCGCAAGATTTACTCAATGGTTTGAAGTCAAAGTTAGAAAACCCCCTCATGATTAAAATCATATCTGCATCTTTATATTACCAACAGTCATATTTGTCGGTCTTACTTTGTTTTCTTAACACAGGGTTTCTACAATGAATCCAAAGAAGGGAAAGTTAATGCAGAAAGGACTTATGGTTTGTCTTCTTAACTTCGCCGTGAATCATTTGTTTAGCTTCACTCATTTACATTTTGAGtaatattattaaacaaaaaatgaagACACCTAAAACCTTGTAATTTACATGGATCACAAAGTATGGTCACATGTATTAGCATAGAAGAGTTAGATTATTAGATGTAGaagatatattaattatatggtAGAGAATGAAATGAATACCCGAAGTAAATGTCGTATCTAATAGTCTACAATATAGATGTAACACTATAATGATCCTAATTCAAATAGATGAATCTCAATTGTAGACTGATTAAGTAATTCCAGTTCCCATGTATAGCTCCATCTTTATAGCACAATGTTGGATTAATCTTGACGGGTTTGGTTCAGTCACGGGCCAGCATGTCAAGTAGTGGGTCAGCAGCTGACTTGCTCATTTACatgtatgtgttgttagtgCGGATTAGTGTTGACGTACTCTTAGAATTGAAAAAGTTTTCAGGATGTGAATGTGAGGTCCTATTTTGTagtttagtttgtttattttggCATGTGTTTTGTTTGCAAGTTGTATGTCAGTAGGCTATATATATAGCCTTTCGTGTACATTATAGTGAATGAAGAAGTGCAGTTTTtcctatgatgcaccgaaactccaagCAGGTAGGCCGTAGGCGTACCCATTTCGAAAACTCCATGGGAACGGAAACTCGTAcgaaacgtttccttgaagtttcTATATATACTGAAACGTTTCTATGAAACTTCCATACCgtttctaattaatattaggATCTCAATGagctttttctattccaaaaatGATTGTCATTTTGCGACTATGCATACCCCCTAACACAAACCAACTACATTATACAATTGAGATCACCATCAATCTGTTTCTATTCCAAAATTGATTATTACAAATTTAATCTCTAATCACCGGTCACCATCAAGCATATGTTAtaaaactatacatatataattatacataatctctgAAGTGTCAAGTCTttctctatataaaatcaatatatttttatcttttaattttttattgccgtatctttgccgtacccgtatcctaaattttttagttttgccgtttcccgttcccgtatcgttcccgtgtctgtttcggtgctacatagagTTTTTCCCCATTTCCTTTATTTCCTTTACTATATTTTTGCATAcgatatattatatacatatatcgaGTGTGTGTAGTATACAGGGCCTGTGAAACCAACATTTTTAGTCGAGGGTTTCTGTTACGGTTTAGTTGAAATATAATTGTGACAGCTTTGGTTTTAGCTTGCGGAAGCTTCTTACGAGTATGGGAGAGGAGAGTATACTCGAGCATTAGAGCTGCTTGGTCCAGACTTTGATGCAGACAACTATAAGGTGTTAAGAAACTCCTTGCTGATGGAACATATAGTGATTTACAATAACATGCGTTTGAACTGGAAAAGTACATTTTGAAGATCAAGCCACTACCATAGATTGATTTATAATTATGACAATATTGCAAATTTCGCAGATGGTGGGTGCTTCTGGGGAACAACTTGATGTCTTTAATGAAGTTTGGTATGTTATGTTACTCAATGCAGGGCATGCTGAAAAGGGTATGGACACTCTTTTCTTGTGTATTTGGGTGTATATGTCTGTTACCATTTCGTACTAAATGAAACTTTTCTGTTATGATGAGATTCCATCTGCAGCAATTAAAGTGATTGAGAAGCAATTAAAGAAGAGAGATGGAACTCCCTTTTTATGGCGTTTGTTGGTATATATACTCCTTTTAAGATATCTTAATTCTGTCTAAAGTCATATTTTAAGTGTTCAAATAATGCATGGAACATTGCACCTTAGCTTTGTGTCACAATTGTGATGGCCTGTCTTGGTGAGTTTTCTATATAAATCTTCAGTTAAAGTTTTCTCAATCTTACACTAGATGTTTCTACTTTCTACTATACAGATTTTCAGCAACAGTTTTCTCACTACCATAAAATATGAGTTACAGTTTTCTCAAATCTTGCAACTTAAATTCTACGATAGCCATCATTTTCAAAATACGATTTGTTAATTATTcgttaaaaaattatttagtcTTCggtaaaattataagatttggtTGGGGTTTCAGGAAAGGTGTTATCTGACATTGGGGAAGCAAGAAGCTGAAAGTATAGGTGCAAAGGCCAAGGCTTTAGAGAGTGCCTATTTTTGAGTTCTAACCAAGGCACAATCAATCGATCTATACTTGTCTTAATTGGTAACTTAATTATGTTGTATAATTACTGTATGTGTGAATGTTTTACATACTTCagttaatctatatttatacccATATAAGGTCGTTTAAGAACCTTATTTGGTTATTGTGTGAATGTTTTACTTACTGTAGTTAATCTATACCCATATAAGATTGTAAAACTCTCCTGAGTCGGCCGAGTACTCAAAATAAACTCATGACTCCTCACCTCGccgagtcgagtccgagtcacgagttttccaaccttgatacgaacaatATCATGATCGAAGCGTGAATCAACTAATCTAACGTTTAATTTtcttgaattattatgttaatgatttttgaaaaattatgttAAATTTGAAGTTgggatatatttttaaagttctattacatataatttcaaaaatacttatatttgtatataaaattccAATCCGAGTTCTTCCTGAATCAAATccgagtcgagtccgagtcacgagttTCCGAACCTTCCATATAAGTTCGTTTAAGAACCTTATTTCCCTTGAGGACCAAATAATCAACCTTGTccctttgaattaaaaaaaaaaaagatgctaGATACATGTTCTACAAATAGATATTTGAATGAAATAATAACTGTAATTATCCATCCCAAACTTCCAATGAAACCTATTGAAAAATACACATCCGGCCTATACCTCGTTACTTCATATCTTGAggtagtaaaaaaaaatcacctaCCATCAACATCATAGAGTCCAAGACACAATATTTACTTTGTTCACACTTCTGCCTTAACACAACAATACAGTAATTTtagttttcttcaaaaatataatgaaattgAGCGTGTAGTTTTCTCATCACTTCActtacataaataaaacaagattgtttccAGAACTTTTTTACTTATATGACATCCATCAATTTTTtcctaaactatttttaaaaatatatgatgtcataatagattttttttctttcaaaaactattttttatattaggcaatatgtcaatttttttcaaattattttcttAACCTTATCTTTTTGATTAATATGAAGAATAATCACTGTatcttaactttttaaatttagtttcaTATCTACCATTGGTTTATGATagttaatttttagtttttaatcacCCTAAtcagttttaaatttttaattaatagggTTTATACCAAATCTACCATATAACGAATTCATAAGGATCTTGTACACATAGGATAAAGCATCATTTCCATCCTAATAATGAACATAGATCTGGATGAAATTTAAAATGGGCTCTTAGAAAGATTCAGTATTGTTAATTTAATGAAACTTTTTAAATTGGACTCTAAAACATATTCTaaaatgaattaatatatttgttGGGATCTGTTcataaacaagtattaaaataaaaagaaataagataTTGACCATTGAATCATGATAAAACTGATGCTTGAAGATTCATATAGTGAATCATATATACCGATGAATTGAAGATTATCATGATATACAATGATTATTAGTTaagagaaaatatttttttatctattttattttgatagttgtTATATTTTAACCAAGACTCAACCCAATTAAGTTCGTAGTTTCTAAATTTCGGCATATCCTCTTTTTGAGATGAAAAGCTCATTGTGATCCtgttccttttttcttttcactaATACCAAAACCGTTCAATTCATTATACAATCTAACCAATAAAACAATGTCTAGTTCGACGAAACATAGTTTTTCCTTAGTTTATTTcccgacaaaaaaaaaagtggttttTTCAACAGATCCTCATATAGTCATATGTACAAactaaaacacaaaaataaccCAAATATTGAAGCAATCTAGAAATCCCAAATATGCTTCCGCCAAACCAAACAATTCTTTGTATCATCATTCATTCTTTCTAACTTCGACCAAAACACTCCATCCAATACATGCAAAGACATGGTTCCCACAACACTTTTTTTCTCACATAATGTCATGAAACGAAGAATATTATTATGGTGTATTCTCgacaaataaaattaatttccACCCTATTAAATCACTGTCTATCCATAAAATCAGTCAAATTCATTCACGCCCATCTCATTAAACTTAATCTTTCTAAAACCAACACTTTTTTGGGAAATCGTTTTCTTGATCTTTACTCAAAACTTGGAACAGTTAAAGATACCCTTTTAGCCTTTGATGACATACGTTACAAAAATGTGTATTCTTGGAACATATATATGCGGGTTTGTATTGATTTCGGTGACATTCAATGTGCACgccaagtgtttgatgaaatgtctgaacGAGATGTTGTGAGTTGGAATACTATGATTTATGGGTATTTGTCTTGTGGGATTGGAGATCATGCTCTTGGGGTGTTTGCAAAAATGCAGGCTTTTGGTGTGGTCCCCAGTGAGTACACGTATTCGATTGTTTTGTCGTGTGTTCGGTCCGTTTCTCATGGTATGGAAATTCATTGTGATATGATACGTAAAGGGGTCGGATTTTCTTCGGTTATTGTTGGGAATTCTTTGATTGAT is drawn from Erigeron canadensis isolate Cc75 chromosome 9, C_canadensis_v1, whole genome shotgun sequence and contains these coding sequences:
- the LOC122581651 gene encoding tetratricopeptide repeat protein 38; protein product: MKEDKWGYAIHTSSPACIASINLYYEQVLTYGRSRGALILDAVDADPNCVLANILAAHFCSSSPSAADRLPSLVHAASSNLEHATPYEVAVFETIECLISPNRDDDVALHLHSKLLSEFPKDLVSLKRAQILCFYMGRPDLSLQLVQQVLPSNIEQDFVYGMLAFPLLELGLMDEAEIAANKGFRINNEDPWSQHALCHVFQYQCRFKEAVEFMEKCSHSWAPLSSFMNTHNWWHVALCYLEGNAPFEKVRDIYENRIWKELDRSDATPIEVYLNAVGLLLRVHVRGEIRFFEGHLKILAGFLSDRTFWYAEWHLDLLILWALACTGKLSEAQDLLNGLKSKVSTMNPKKGKLMQKGLMLAEASYEYGRGEYTRALELLGPDFDADNYKMVGASGEQLDVFNEVWYVMLLNAGHAEKAIKVIEKQLKKRDGTPFLWRLLERCYLTLGKQEAESIGAKAKALESAYF